One window of the Candidatus Dependentiae bacterium genome contains the following:
- the murF gene encoding UDP-N-acetylmuramoyl-tripeptide--D-alanyl-D-alanine ligase: MRFDEHFVTGVLSDVSILYNTFPQDHKFSINSRTLLPGDIFVALPGMRFDGHDYIAQAFEKGAAGCIISADKKHVLDALDTTMLKNKLVLVVSDTLQALLRLAVAWRAQFTYPVVGVTGSVGKTSTKELLVNIFTQNGTSFIASYDNQNTKIGLSLNILRMRASHQVAIFELGISKRGEMAELAELVRPTSAIITNIGHQHMDGLGSLYDIALEKRDIFKCFTEDSIGIVFGDQSVLSHVAYTHPVIRFGSKTTNQIQARKIRVDGTDLHFVMKIYKNKYPITLKHTHMGAVFNILAATAVAYLLRVPDNIIVQAVQKSLKVAGRFEQLMLKRYPGTLINDCYNASPESMKASLLAFQNLETSAQKVAVLGDMLGLGVNSQFWHRQIGRFLRKTPSVKQVILVGNMVQWIQETIPVGTQVDLVSSWQDAVELLDKKLYKESVVLVKGSHDVGLGNLVDVIST; the protein is encoded by the coding sequence ATGCGATTTGATGAGCATTTTGTAACTGGTGTACTTTCTGACGTATCGATTTTATATAATACGTTTCCTCAAGATCATAAATTTTCAATAAATTCACGTACGTTGTTGCCCGGAGATATTTTTGTTGCATTGCCCGGCATGCGTTTTGATGGTCATGATTATATTGCACAAGCTTTTGAAAAAGGCGCAGCTGGGTGCATTATTTCTGCCGATAAAAAACATGTTTTGGATGCGCTTGATACTACAATGCTTAAAAATAAATTGGTATTAGTTGTTTCTGATACACTGCAGGCATTATTACGCTTAGCCGTTGCATGGCGAGCACAGTTTACGTACCCCGTTGTTGGCGTGACTGGTTCTGTTGGCAAGACTTCAACTAAAGAATTACTTGTAAATATTTTTACGCAGAATGGTACGAGCTTTATTGCTTCATATGATAATCAAAATACGAAGATTGGTCTTTCATTAAACATATTACGCATGCGTGCATCACATCAAGTTGCAATTTTTGAATTGGGTATTAGCAAACGTGGTGAAATGGCAGAATTAGCTGAGTTAGTTCGTCCAACCAGTGCGATTATCACCAATATTGGGCACCAGCATATGGATGGTCTTGGGTCGTTATATGATATTGCATTGGAAAAACGCGATATTTTTAAATGTTTTACTGAAGATAGCATAGGTATTGTTTTTGGTGATCAATCAGTACTTTCTCATGTTGCCTATACGCATCCGGTAATACGGTTTGGTTCAAAAACTACCAATCAAATTCAGGCGCGTAAAATACGTGTAGATGGAACAGATTTGCATTTTGTGATGAAAATTTATAAAAATAAATATCCTATTACGTTAAAGCATACACATATGGGTGCGGTATTTAATATACTTGCCGCAACAGCAGTAGCATATTTATTACGAGTTCCCGACAATATAATTGTACAGGCAGTGCAAAAGTCGCTTAAAGTTGCGGGTCGGTTTGAGCAGCTTATGCTCAAAAGATATCCTGGTACGCTTATTAATGATTGCTATAATGCAAGCCCAGAAAGTATGAAAGCATCATTGCTGGCGTTCCAAAATCTTGAAACATCAGCTCAAAAAGTTGCTGTGCTTGGTGATATGTTGGGACTTGGCGTTAACAGTCAGTTCTGGCATCGCCAGATAGGAAGATTCCTGCGTAAAACGCCATCGGTAAAACAAGTGATTTTAGTAGGAAATATGGTACAATGGATACAAGAGACCATTCCGGTAGGTACGCAGGTTGACTTAGTATCATCCTGGCAAGATGCGGTAGAACTCTTGGATAAAAAATTATATAAAGAATCAGTAGTACTGGTAAAAGGATCACATGATGTTGGTCTTGGAAATCTTGTTGATGTTATCAGTACCTAA
- a CDS encoding DNA translocase FtsK: protein MRVSFNKNTFILYGRELVALLVSLIAVLFAVSLYSYNPTDSSWFFITSLTPRVTNWCGWVGAHIAALSCYLFGAAAWLLVFVLLFSAYIILRARPFSYEWERFVGFGVLIWVGAALCRVHALDFWGSPVSGGIAGRMLYTGLYVGMNHVGTIILLYGIFFASAILVIRFSCIRFVQQAVIFNRKLFGEYKVAHKAYAYGKFIVLHMVFKPIAGCAYHIKALLDGSALKETGLLVPKQDEDEQNVFYWDPQSTSQAYAIEHQDEDDSDYMIASPSFNVNDAVVSPTVIDMAQGVSSDRAQIVPKQKINTYSLPSLNIFISTAAEQQDAVIRKELEERAHVLEEKLGRFGVSGKVTEIRRGPVVTVFEYEPEIDTKISKILALEDDLAMALQALSIRILAPIPGRSVVGFEVANKKREDVLFADVVRSVDFTKFKGSLPLVLGQDTVGHNVIVDLAKMPHLLIAGSTGSGKSVALNAMLVSLLCRLKPEELRLVLIDPKRLEFASYADIAHLLFPIVTDPRRAAPVLRWVVKEMEQRYEKMAACGARNIFDYNNCTIHAEHQEKLPFIVVIIDELADLMMTAGRDIEDLITRIAQMARASGIHMIVATQRPSVDVITGLIKVNFPSRISFRVTSKIDSRTILDCVGADKLLGRGDMLFLDAATASLNRIHGAYLSNKEIEDLVRHIHAERTVMYLDLHEQLLKEEDALSQEDGELMQEIMEFLQDIDEVSISLLQRRFRIGYNRSARIIDLLESRGAILPADGSKTRKVVR from the coding sequence ATGCGAGTATCTTTTAATAAAAATACATTCATTTTATATGGGCGAGAATTGGTAGCATTGCTTGTATCATTGATAGCAGTTCTTTTTGCCGTTTCTTTATATTCATATAATCCAACAGATTCTTCGTGGTTTTTTATTACCAGCTTAACTCCGCGAGTGACGAACTGGTGTGGGTGGGTTGGTGCGCATATTGCTGCATTAAGTTGCTATTTATTTGGTGCTGCAGCCTGGTTGTTAGTGTTTGTGTTATTATTTAGTGCATATATTATTCTACGGGCACGGCCATTTTCTTATGAGTGGGAACGCTTTGTTGGTTTTGGTGTATTAATTTGGGTTGGTGCCGCATTATGCCGTGTTCATGCATTAGATTTTTGGGGTAGCCCCGTGTCTGGTGGTATAGCGGGACGTATGCTATATACCGGTTTATACGTAGGTATGAATCATGTGGGAACTATTATCTTATTATATGGTATATTTTTTGCGAGTGCTATTCTGGTGATTCGTTTTTCATGTATACGGTTTGTACAACAAGCAGTTATATTTAATCGTAAATTATTTGGTGAATATAAAGTGGCGCACAAAGCGTATGCATATGGCAAATTTATAGTGCTGCATATGGTATTTAAACCAATTGCTGGATGTGCGTATCATATAAAAGCATTACTTGATGGTTCTGCATTAAAAGAAACAGGTTTACTTGTACCAAAACAAGATGAAGATGAGCAAAACGTATTTTATTGGGATCCACAGTCGACGTCACAAGCATATGCTATTGAACATCAGGATGAAGATGACAGTGATTACATGATAGCGTCACCATCATTTAACGTTAATGATGCAGTGGTATCTCCAACGGTAATTGATATGGCACAAGGAGTTTCATCTGATCGCGCACAGATAGTGCCTAAACAGAAAATTAATACGTACTCTTTGCCGAGTTTAAATATTTTTATCTCAACTGCTGCTGAGCAACAAGATGCTGTTATTCGTAAAGAATTAGAAGAGCGAGCACACGTGTTGGAAGAAAAATTGGGCAGGTTCGGCGTGAGTGGTAAGGTAACAGAAATACGTCGTGGACCGGTGGTGACGGTATTTGAGTATGAACCGGAAATCGATACAAAGATTAGTAAAATTTTAGCGCTTGAAGATGATCTTGCCATGGCACTACAGGCATTGAGCATTCGTATTCTAGCTCCTATTCCGGGCAGATCGGTTGTAGGGTTTGAAGTTGCTAATAAAAAAAGAGAAGATGTATTATTTGCAGATGTAGTGCGTTCGGTAGATTTTACTAAATTTAAAGGATCATTACCGCTTGTGCTTGGTCAAGACACGGTGGGGCATAATGTGATTGTTGACCTTGCTAAGATGCCTCATTTATTGATTGCAGGATCTACCGGATCTGGTAAATCAGTTGCATTGAATGCTATGTTGGTGAGTTTGTTATGCAGGCTTAAACCAGAAGAATTACGTTTGGTACTCATTGATCCAAAGCGATTAGAGTTTGCTTCATACGCTGATATTGCACATTTATTGTTTCCTATTGTGACTGATCCACGTCGTGCAGCACCGGTGTTACGTTGGGTGGTTAAAGAAATGGAACAACGGTATGAAAAAATGGCAGCGTGTGGTGCGCGCAATATTTTTGATTATAACAATTGTACGATACATGCAGAGCATCAAGAAAAATTACCATTTATTGTGGTGATTATAGATGAACTTGCAGACTTAATGATGACTGCAGGTAGAGATATAGAAGATTTAATTACACGCATTGCACAAATGGCGCGTGCATCTGGTATTCACATGATCGTAGCGACACAGCGGCCATCAGTTGATGTGATTACAGGACTTATTAAAGTAAATTTCCCAAGCAGAATTTCTTTTCGAGTTACATCTAAGATTGATTCACGTACTATTTTAGATTGTGTGGGTGCAGACAAATTGTTAGGTCGAGGGGATATGTTATTTCTTGATGCAGCTACCGCTTCACTCAATCGTATACATGGCGCTTATCTGTCTAATAAGGAAATAGAAGATTTAGTACGTCATATACATGCAGAACGTACCGTGATGTACCTTGATTTGCATGAACAATTATTAAAGGAAGAAGACGCGTTATCACAAGAAGATGGCGAACTTATGCAAGAGATAATGGAATTTTTGCAAGATATTGATGAAGTTTCAATTTCATTACTACAACGTAGGTTTAGGATTGGTTATAATCGTTCGGCGCGCATTATAGATTTACTAGAATCGCGTGGTGCAATTTTACCAGCAGATGGTAGTAAGACACGCAAGGTTGTACGTTAA
- a CDS encoding undecaprenyl-diphosphate phosphatase, translating into MLFFYIWIACQIVLESLPISSSGHIQLLEAFSSRIFGQSNNFFVGFKRFFARAIPIDTLAHVLHAPTVLIVTCFFYNRWMFLLQHIQRTWRIILKIVFLVGIVDTITALFFIIFKCVYQPEIPLGLGFFITACTLYSTRYCVSLKPKQWSWQYAIVIGVVQGITLLPGISRFASVYAAARWLGLPQTKAFEITWLVQWPLIFVASMHGIYALYTYNMFQLFIQPYTLMVMGGATIMGYYILYWMYVLARTNMLWRLSYYMLVPILGWLLLYCNLLLS; encoded by the coding sequence ATGCTATTTTTTTATATATGGATTGCTTGCCAAATAGTCTTGGAGAGTCTTCCAATTAGCAGCTCAGGTCATATACAATTGCTCGAAGCCTTTAGTTCACGGATTTTTGGGCAAAGTAATAATTTTTTTGTTGGATTTAAAAGGTTTTTTGCGCGTGCCATACCAATTGATACACTTGCGCATGTATTGCATGCTCCCACAGTATTGATTGTTACGTGTTTTTTTTATAATCGTTGGATGTTTTTACTGCAACATATACAAAGGACATGGCGTATTATATTAAAAATTGTGTTTTTGGTCGGTATAGTTGATACGATTACTGCGTTGTTTTTTATTATATTTAAATGTGTATATCAACCCGAAATACCTTTGGGGTTAGGATTTTTTATTACCGCATGTACATTATATTCAACGCGTTATTGTGTATCACTTAAACCCAAGCAGTGGTCTTGGCAGTATGCTATTGTTATAGGTGTAGTACAAGGGATTACCTTATTACCAGGAATTTCTCGGTTTGCATCTGTGTATGCCGCAGCGCGGTGGTTGGGGTTGCCTCAAACTAAAGCATTTGAAATTACCTGGTTAGTTCAATGGCCATTAATTTTTGTAGCAAGTATGCATGGGATATATGCACTTTATACATATAATATGTTCCAACTATTTATACAGCCATATACGCTCATGGTCATGGGTGGTGCAACAATAATGGGATATTATATATTATATTGGATGTATGTACTCGCGCGTACCAATATGCTCTGGCGATTGAGTTATTATATGTTGGTGCCTATACTAGGGTGGTTATTATTATACTGCAACCTATTACTTTCTTAA